One part of the Rutidosis leptorrhynchoides isolate AG116_Rl617_1_P2 chromosome 1, CSIRO_AGI_Rlap_v1, whole genome shotgun sequence genome encodes these proteins:
- the LOC139842638 gene encoding uncharacterized protein, producing the protein MEKLPKCVERAIHKRDQNGPTVMLEAVASHDIWIWHAFFGMAGSNNDINVLNNSPLFDSLKSGSAPPASFYVNGHHYTKGYYLADGIYPDWTTLVKGYSQSTDEKRVKFKRFQESARKDVERTFGVLQGRFVILKYPARSIRFNKLREYMNTCILLHNMIQEDNGFQISSIEEAMLADPNNRPIRNIINRSRDRDTINREIRDRRVHNRLREDLTNTFGACQQTFVALIKISI; encoded by the coding sequence ATGGAAAAATTGCCCAAATGTGTGGAAAGGGCAATACACAAGAGAGACCAAAATGGGCCAACAGTCATGCTCGAAGCGGTTGCTTCACATGATATATGGATTTGGCATGCGTTTTTTGGTATGGCGGGttcaaataatgatattaatgttttAAATAATTCTCCTCTTTTTGATTCACTTAAAAGTGGATCAGCGCCACCTGCATCATTTTATGTAAATGGCCACCACTACACAAAAGGGTATTATCTTGCTGATGGTATATATCCGGATTGGACAACCCTTGTTAAAGGATATTCACAATCAACGGATGAAAAACGTGTGAAGTTCAAAAGGTTTCAAGAAAGTGCTCGCAAAGATGTTGAAAGAACATTTGGTGTTCTTCAAGGTAGATTTGTTATTTTGAAATACCCGGCTCGATCAATAAGATTCAATAAATTAAGAGAATACATGAATACTTGTATTTTGTTACACAATATGATTCAAGAGGATAACGGGTTTCAAATAAGCTCAATCGAAGAAGCAATGCTTGCTGATCCAAATAATCGTCCAATAAGGAATATCATAAATAGATCAAGAGATCGGGATACGATTAATAGAGAGATACGAGATCGCAGAGTGCACAACAGACTACGAGAAGACCTCACGAACACATTTGGAGCTTGCCAACAAACTTTTGTAGCGTTAATTAAAATTTCAATATAA